One segment of Triticum aestivum cultivar Chinese Spring chromosome 2A, IWGSC CS RefSeq v2.1, whole genome shotgun sequence DNA contains the following:
- the LOC123189824 gene encoding ferredoxin-thioredoxin reductase, variable chain produces the protein MATATATATAAASPSTSSSFLLRRPLPPNPTAARCLAPPRCRAGLRTARQVAVSSVSPSPSPDVADEEAAAAPKLGKRVCVTAPVRVYHVPKAPDLDLRGMEGVVKQYVGVWKGKRITANRPFRVEFELKLDGQDKPVRFFAHLREDEFEFVRDE, from the coding sequence ATGgcaaccgccaccgccaccgccaccgccgcggcGTCCCCTTCCACCTCCTCCTCGTTCCTCCTCCGCCGACCCCTCCCTCCAAATCCCACGGCCGCGCGCTGCCTCGCGCCACCGCGGTGCCGCGCGGGCCTCCGCACCGCGCGCCAGGTCGCCGTCAGCAGCgtgtccccgtccccgtcccccgACGTGGCGGAcgaggaggccgcggcggcgccCAAGCTCGGCAAGCGCGTGTGCGTCACGGCGCCGGTCCGCGTCTACCACGTCCCCAAGGCGCCGGACCTGGACCTCCGCGGCATGGAAGGTGTGGTCAAACAGTATGTCGGTGTCTGGAAGGGCAAGCGCATCACGGCCAATCGCCCTTTCCGGGTGGAGTTCGAGCTGAAGCTCGACGGACAGGACAAGCCGGTCCGGTTCTTCGCTCACCTCCGGGAGGACGAGTTCGAGTTCGTCAGAGACGAATAG